A region of Granulibacter bethesdensis DNA encodes the following proteins:
- a CDS encoding NAD(P)H-dependent glycerol-3-phosphate dehydrogenase produces MTDTGLNDVLVVGAGAWGTALAIQAARAGRRVRLWARSEETAARLQDSRHNPRLPGIVIHDAVTVTHRLEQAAFALLAVPMQHMRAVAQNLPPMRLVTCCKGVESKTGLFPLEILATLFPALPHAVLSGPNFAHEVAAGLPAASVIASTDAGLRSDIIHALGSAGFRLYGNADPVGAQVGGAAKNVIAIAAGATIGAGLGENARAALVTRGIAELSRLAVTLGGQAATVAGLSGLGDLLLTCTGKASRNFRLGFALGQGMALDQALAASEGVVEGVMTAPALLHRAGPNADLPVISAVAAMVSGQADFQKAMSALLSRPVRDE; encoded by the coding sequence ATGACAGATACCGGTTTGAACGACGTTCTGGTTGTCGGTGCCGGTGCATGGGGCACCGCCCTGGCCATTCAGGCGGCGAGGGCCGGGCGGCGCGTGCGGCTGTGGGCACGCAGCGAGGAAACAGCCGCCCGTTTGCAGGATAGCCGCCACAATCCCCGTCTGCCCGGTATCGTGATCCACGACGCGGTGACAGTCACCCATCGGTTGGAGCAAGCTGCCTTCGCCCTGCTGGCTGTACCGATGCAGCATATGCGGGCGGTCGCACAAAACCTGCCGCCCATGCGGCTGGTCACCTGCTGCAAGGGCGTGGAGAGTAAGACTGGACTGTTTCCGCTGGAAATTCTGGCAACCCTGTTTCCTGCTCTGCCTCATGCCGTGCTCAGTGGCCCGAATTTCGCGCATGAAGTCGCTGCCGGACTGCCGGCCGCTTCCGTCATCGCCAGCACCGATGCCGGATTGAGAAGCGATATTATCCATGCTCTCGGCAGTGCCGGATTCCGGCTGTATGGCAATGCCGATCCTGTCGGTGCGCAAGTCGGTGGCGCGGCCAAAAACGTCATCGCCATCGCCGCAGGGGCCACAATCGGTGCTGGGCTGGGGGAAAATGCCCGTGCCGCACTGGTGACCCGCGGCATCGCCGAATTGTCGCGTCTGGCTGTTACACTGGGGGGGCAGGCCGCAACAGTGGCCGGTTTATCAGGGCTGGGCGATCTGCTGCTGACCTGCACCGGAAAGGCCAGCCGCAATTTCCGTCTCGGCTTCGCGCTCGGGCAGGGGATGGCGCTGGATCAGGCGCTGGCCGCCAGTGAAGGGGTGGTGGAAGGCGTCATGACCGCCCCCGCCCTGCTGCACCGGGCCGGCCCAAATGCCGACCTCCCGGTCATTTCCGCTGTTGCCGCGATGGTCTCAGGCCAGGCCGATTTTCAGAAGGCCATGAGTGCATTGCTGTCCCGCCCGGTCAGGGACGAATAA